The nucleotide sequence TCCATTCAATTTGAGATGTTCAATTTTTGATTTTGTTCACGTGACCAGGTCAACTATTTCTCAACGAGCTCGCTCTTTTAGTTGAGGTATTCAATTGTGGATGCGATTCATGATTTGAACTGGGTCAATGATTTAGCATATTAATCAGCAATAACCAGCCTGCAAAACACATCAACCCCGTGAACCCTCTCACCACTAAAAATACATCAGTTCTCATAAGACCTAGTTTCTCTGGATCATCTATCTAATTCACTGTGCTCCCTAGTCTTGGAGCCCTCTTGCTCAATTGAGGTGTGTAATTTTGGATTTGGTTCATGATTTTGCCTGGAGTCAACTATTTTCACCATGAGCTCTCTTATTCGGTTGAGATATTCAATTTTGGATTTGATTCACGATTTTGAATGGGTCAATGACTTCATAAATTAATCGTCATGTAAACACATCAGTCATGTACACCCTCTTACCATCTAAAAGAACATATCAATCCCCATAACACCTATTTTTCTCAGGAACATCTAATTCACTATGCACCCTAATTTTGGACCCCTCCCATTCAATTGAGGTGTTTAATTTTTGGATTTTGTTCATGATTTGACATGGTCAACTATTTCTCAACAAGCCCTCACATTCAAGCGAGAGATTCAATTTTGGATTTGATTCATGATTTTGACTGGATCAAGACTTCTGAAGAATTTTTATATGAATGAAATATGATCCCTAACACTCTCAACACCCTCCCCCTCTTTATAGCGTGGCTTCGCTACGACTCAAATAAAATCAAAAAACTTCTGAGCCTTCAACACCAAAACGTTAATTGGGAGATAATGCACTTTCAACACCCCTTAGGTTTCTATAGTTTTAGGGGGTGGGGGCGTTGATTCTACTTCACCATTCAAGAGGGTGTCAACAAGTTTTGTGGAGCATATGCACAAAGCCACAAATGCAAAATCGGTGGTCAAGTGGCGTGAGACTCCATGAGCGGGCAAGTTTTGCTTCGCTATGTTGCATGTGTTGATCATGTGACTGTTTTGCTCTATGTTGCAATGTGTTGATCATGTGATTGTATTTCTTTGCTAGCCCGACCTTGCGACGACATTGTAAAAGACGAGGGTGAAGCCATTCATGATGCTTCATTGTTGGAGCAAGTTGAATGGCCAAATCAAGTGGAGTGGTATACCCAATTACGTCAAGACCGCCATCACCAAAGGGGATGAAGTTGGTGAAACAAGCGATGAAATGGGGGAGGGCTTGTACCGGCCACCAGTGTGCCGAGGTCGAGTGAGAAGAAACATGAGAATGAAGGTGAAGCGTGAAGGGATGTCGACCAAGATGACAGACAAGTGAGAGGACATCATGTTGAAGAAGATGAGGCAAAGGCCAAGGAGAAGAAAAGGCGAAGATGTTTAACACGTTCATGGAGATGCAAAAAAGAAAAAGTTGACCTCGAGAAGAAAAAGCTTGccgtcaagcaagcatgcaagtcCAAGGTCTTATACGTGAAGACTGGTGACTTGGATCCCGATGTGGCGAAGTTTGTACACCAATAGCGTAGCAGCATCTTCGCAAACTATGCGGAGGCAAAAATGATTCATTCGGTTCGAAAAATCAGTCCTTCTGCTTGTTTGATGGATGCTAATTATAAAACTTGTTGAACATACAATGAAATTGCTTCTGGTTGTATTTGTTGTAGGTACTAAATATATCGTTAAAATGTTACTGATTGATTTAACTCAGTAAAGGAAAAAGACCATATAAATAAAAAATATTTGAGGAATAACTTTAAATGGCGCAAATGTCCGTAAACATTTGAAAATGTCGACGTGGGAGAAGCTCTGAAACCCGTCTTCACTCTTTCAGCAGGAAGCAGAATCGTGAGTCATGAGAAGATCCCATCCGATCGGAGCCGTCCATTGCCATCACCACACAGTCCGTTCATACCCATCCCATTCCCGTCCGTCCACAGGCTCTGTTCTCCAGTGATTCCGTTTTCCACCTATAAAAATGAGGAGTATGCACGGAGACGACCTCCTCGACTCACCGCCGGCCACGCGCGCTCACCCCCTCCGTACGAGCCACCCGCCGTCCTCCGCCGTCAGCTTCAACCCCAACAGGTTctctcctcccctcctccacctTTCTCTCTCCTGCTCCTGTAGATGGTTAAATCCGATCAACAAAGAAGCCGCAAGATACAGGCATGGCTCGCGACCATTATACGAGTAGAAGGATGCGCCCGCCCTTTTCTGAGACGGCGAAAAACGACCGGCGACGGCGGGTACGCGGGCGGCGTGGGGTCCCGCCGATCTCCCTCCCACCTTCCTTGACCAAGCGAGTGCGCTTCGGCAGCTAAAGGCGCCGGGGATTAGACTGGGTTCACAATTAGTTTAGTGTCCATGTCAAAAAGGCCAGCTCCTTTGCACTAGCTTCTCTTCTGGAAATTCATTTGTTTATCCAGTAGCAGCCTAATTAGCAGACGCCACATGTTTCGCTAAGCGCCGTGCTGATTGAAATGGTGCCGTCACCGCTGTCTGCATCTACTTAATTATTTCACTGGTTAGTTAGCTCTTCTGTTAAATTCTGGTGGTGGCTCCACACTTTGGCTCTTCTTTTGGATTTTGATCCCACTGATTGGCTATTGTTGTCTTGGGCTCTTGATCTTGCTTTCAGCTGGTATACCCTATCCCTGCGTATGATCACTTCACTGATCAGTATAGTTAGTTCAGTACCCCATGTGTATGTGCCAGGAATCTTTTTTCAGAGTTCTTTATGTGCCCTTCAGTATATAACCAGCTATGTTATTTTCACCTTTTGTTAAAATTTTGAGCTAGTGTTTTTTCTTCTTACTTTCTGAACTTTGCTGGGCACTACTAATATGTTTTGAACTCGTTGGGATTGGCTAGAGAAAGGagtttgtgaattttcaaaaagattttccaTGACCTTGTGCGGTACTAATATGTTTTTGATGTGATTGGTCCAGCTTCACCCAACAAATATACCCCCAATCTATCTCTTTGTCCTGCTCATTGTCTGGTTCCTATTGCTTCCTGATTTTATAAGGCATGGATTGGTGGCGATTGATTTTGAAAAACTACTCTCTTTTTCTGTGGCAGTGCTCTTACATCTCTTGTAGCTAGCTGGAAAAGCGAGCTTGCATGATGGAGGACTCTTCAACTAGGAGCCATGTTTTTGAGGGGAATCGGCTGGGCTATGTAAGAAGTGAATCCATGGATTCCGCTGGCCATCCTTCGGCTGCTAGGTCAGGCTCACTGCTAAGTAGGAGAAGTAGCAGGCCCAGTTCAAGGGGATCCATCAGCCTCTCTCGCGAGATGGGCGACTCGATCCTGAACTCAATGAGGCATTCCCTTCAGTCAGCAGACCAGTTGCTTGGTCATGCTGATAGCTCGGCTTTGGCTCAGGTCATTGACAGTGGTGACCGAGTGCTAGCCTTGGAAGATGAGGCCGATGAAGATATGGCAAATACATTGGATCAACATCCTGTCCGAGATAATCGAATCCATGGCTACAGCTCACATGGCACAGGTCTGCCAGCACCTGAGTCTTCTCTGGAGCCAAAGGGCGAGAGCTCATCAGGCAAGGTACAAAATTGTACTTTGAGTTGAGTGATTGCTTGCAATAATCAATCAAATGATTATGCTGTCTAGCACTATTGCAAGGCTGTACGTTGTGCTATAGATTCTAAAATGAACATGTCTATGCTTTCCTGCAGGTTGAACAATATATGCTTTCTCGGAGGCTAGATTATGCTTCTTACCTGATCCATTTAGCCGCCTTTGGATCATTCGGGGTAACTCTCCAAATCGTTGTCTACTGTTGTTTGTATTAGGTATTAATTACTAAGTGGTCTTCCTTAGTGTACATAAATGTAGCGGAAGATTGATGAAAGTTCAGGGGACATTTTTACTTTAAACCCATGCATGCGTTCAGAAAACATTTACCGTGGTACCATCCCTTTCCATTACCATAATTATGTTTTTGATGTCCAAATTAGGTATTTACAAGGTACGGGCTCCAAAAGCTGTTCGGCCCAGGCTGCCTGGCACTCACCTCCAACCAAAGCCCGTTGTACCTTGATCTTCCATCAAACATGGTATGTTCTATCCTGTACCTGCTCAAGTAAAAAAAACACCAGGGATTTGGGCTGTACTGACGCATGTTAATGCCCAAATGTTTGTGCATCAGCTAGGATCCTTCCTGATGGCCTGGTTTGGGATAATCTTTAAGACTGACATTCGGCACATATCTGAACATCTCATTGTTGGAATCACAACCGGATACATGGGAAGCCTTACCACCTTCAGTGGGTGGAATCAAGCGATGGTTAGCATGTCTTCCAAAGACCATTGGGCATATGCCATAGCTGGCATAGTATTAGGTACCTCATCATAATTTTCTATAAAGTGCTATTAGTCCAAAATTAGTTACCGCTAAGTAAAGACATAAGGGAAATCATTCTTTTGATGATTAACAACACTAACCTACTCAGGAATGTTCATCGTCAATGAGTCCATCAGGGTGGGCGCCGAAACAGGTGAGCGCCTACGAAGCTGGATCCTGAAATGCATCAAGGAAAATAGTTCAATAGGAAGCAACTGTAACTGGGAGCAGCTGAAAGTCAACACTAGGACTAAACATTTTGTGCTTATAGCAGTTATGATGATTTTGCTTTCTTTTGTGTGGGTTCTGAGTATCGTGTTGGCCATAATAAAGGTGCGCAATCTTGATGATGGCGCTGTACTATGGTTGGGGTGCTCGGTTGCGCCTCCAGGCGTTTGGTTACGCTGGTACTTGGCAAGGCTCAATGGCCAGGGAATCGGCAAACAGAGATCCCTCAAATGGCTGCCCATTGGGACACTTGTAGCCAATGTTCTTGCTGCGGGTATCATGGCATCACTGGCTGTGACCGCCAAAGCGGTATGATAGCTAAAGCATGTGTTTATACGGTTTATGTAAATTGCGTTGCTATCTCTCTGATTGGTTTAGTCTTTCTGTAGGTGAATACAAAGCGTTCGACAACTGTTCTTAATGGCATACAGTTTGGTTTCCTTGGCTGCTTGAGCACAGTGTCTACTTTTGCTGCTGAAATCTATGCTATGCGAAGCAGCGGACAGATTGGTAGGGCCTTTGTCTATGCTGCAGCGACCTTCGTGCTCTCTTTCGTGCTGGGAACTCTGGTATACTCTGTGCCAGTATGGGTCAATCATTACCAATAGCTTCATGAAGTATTACAGACTTGAAGGCTTTGGCATCATTTTGCTGGTTGCAACATCCAAGCAGATAGCGCAATTCTCAACATACATAGTtaggcttttctagggaattttgtcTGCTTCTTTAAGATATTTGATGTACCATGTACGTTGTTGAACATGATGGCATTTTGCAGCAGAAACATGTTTGTACACAACATCTGCCATTGTAATCCTGTGAACAACAACATCCATATTTATGGAGTATGTATATGAAATGTTACAGTTTATATCTTAGGTACGCATATGAAATGAATGTATCACCTGTAGAAGCAAAAGAAAAACAACATCCATGTTTATGGATTAGCTTTGTCACACATATTTGTACACAAACAACATACATGATTTATGCACCAGCATCAGAAATATATTGCTAAATTTGCAATAGCCTATGTTTATTTGTTTCATCTGCCATGTAATCCTGTGGACACAACTACATGCTAACCTGAGCAAAATCATATTTCCTTGCTGTAATGCAAGGTATCTGTACATCATTTTCTAAAACTGGACACAGATGCAGATACAATATGGATGATGAATTATTTGTACCTACAAACTTTCAAGTGAATGTAGCGCAGAAAAATAGTAATGCTGAGCTTCCTGTTTCGGTGTGTCCTGTGTCCATTGGCATGTGACATGACAAAGCGATGTTAGCTTGACAATATTTGTGAAATCGCTTTTTCACTCTTTACTTGGTATGCCAAGCCGCAGCATTATTTGCTCAAGAATATCCGTTCCCTCTTCCTTCAATTACACCAGGCCCAGCAGAACGCCCATGTCTGCAGGTCCCTTCACCACCGATTCTTTATGATGCCACTGCTACATCACACTTGTTCAGGGATGCACTTATCCAGTCTCTGTTCACAAAAGAATGTCTCCTGTGCAAAGAACAAACAGCTTTCACCATGCCAAAGTTCTTATCACAAAGTAATTTGTCTGCCTGAGCCTTCTTCAACATGGGAGTCAAGGGAGATAACCTCGCAAAACAAACTTTGAAGAGCAAGCACTCATTTATTTTGGACTGTCTAGTTCGGCTAGCT is from Triticum aestivum cultivar Chinese Spring chromosome 1B, IWGSC CS RefSeq v2.1, whole genome shotgun sequence and encodes:
- the LOC123128118 gene encoding fluoride export protein 1, which codes for MMEDSSTRSHVFEGNRLGYVRSESMDSAGHPSAARSGSLLSRRSSRPSSRGSISLSREMGDSILNSMRHSLQSADQLLGHADSSALAQVIDSGDRVLALEDEADEDMANTLDQHPVRDNRIHGYSSHGTGLPAPESSLEPKGESSSGKVEQYMLSRRLDYASYLIHLAAFGSFGVFTRYGLQKLFGPGCLALTSNQSPLYLDLPSNMLGSFLMAWFGIIFKTDIRHISEHLIVGITTGYMGSLTTFSGWNQAMVSMSSKDHWAYAIAGIVLGMFIVNESIRVGAETGERLRSWILKCIKENSSIGSNCNWEQLKVNTRTKHFVLIAVMMILLSFVWVLSIVLAIIKVRNLDDGAVLWLGCSVAPPGVWLRWYLARLNGQGIGKQRSLKWLPIGTLVANVLAAGIMASLAVTAKAVNTKRSTTVLNGIQFGFLGCLSTVSTFAAEIYAMRSSGQIGRAFVYAAATFVLSFVLGTLVYSVPVWVNHYQ